A portion of the Streptomyces sp. NBC_01335 genome contains these proteins:
- a CDS encoding pPIWI_RE module domain-containing protein, protein MYREIRRSAYHLADPMTPWTEDYRALRFPERWQGRLLALHNHGRPETEWQRSLPTRNLDTALQTLAPEVIVRPRARPPIGEGPVPLEDFWMYVPANAPDPLPGRAGAHVLNAWLRTIVPRRYERDPELRALLLRCSDELTGTPLSWESVPRVDLLGTPHTDGGTAAPEPRQFQLATDALARRIRDLEPYPFEGGELRFRALPRGPRDQGAELMSQPLCRTIKRKEWWFSITLNISLHTAPFASRPRLHLHWGVRRWATHTRSDTGRLPLPYGQSTTVHLRPKIPWLPGVPATERGALARLRRDRASEGFTWAENDPAGILHQLSVVGRFPVPDRLLADPTDWIGDGPGVRAAVVHSNHMGVHEVGPGLMPHQRSQLTAWAEAALPAGVVRLPDLVRGRGKGVGAPANRRPKPVGEQAKKAEEVRAALARRRALAVLADRTGLMSEPAAEQPHVTVRLLWQTAELRRHAVREFARTLGLDGDGGANDLPDQVFDDARPGQPAVLVWRTPELVVQLRCLPLTDGLGDRLVLDPAVRRKGERVARALAARRRELSGWLRADGADPSRPGLALVEIAHRSTFREAGSDPKFANRLGCADAGVLTQFVVTPSGERGIANADTVEHRAHHAWLDGFRQLGVRVLPEHTLGGDLPDGLQYAALWMVKRRKDGPTRLPRHLPVAVLVTPLPEGGGLCVVRGWDDDTRTWIPYPHFLLGLVKKAEINQSAPDEPGSAGTADDMPRITAKARRTNLSEQRKETARFLQRMLHSLRNHPTALITHAQNSRSHWPWLQDGQIEPDMIRIGHAPPGGIDDELRLVRVRGRAGRETAQWWGLAEPGKAHGQPAGFWAVRPSDGAHGDPGERVFHSSTERPGTFAISPALDRLAARVNAAGNLTSQAGTGAWNPTLVEIAVLGCHRECDVELPAPTVPDEPEAIALATHQLRMAPDYPVALSLPLPLHLAGLAQAYVLPTVAADEPGAEAADGDVEPEPPYERAESSQGGPDVGDPPGPVAEPEAPVELSLR, encoded by the coding sequence GTGTACCGAGAGATCCGCCGCTCCGCATACCACCTCGCCGATCCCATGACCCCGTGGACCGAGGACTACCGTGCCCTGCGCTTCCCGGAACGCTGGCAGGGCAGGCTTCTTGCGCTCCACAACCACGGCCGGCCCGAGACCGAGTGGCAGCGGAGCCTGCCCACCAGAAACCTGGACACCGCGTTGCAGACACTGGCCCCGGAGGTGATCGTGCGGCCGCGGGCTCGCCCTCCCATCGGCGAGGGACCTGTGCCACTCGAGGACTTCTGGATGTACGTGCCCGCCAACGCGCCTGATCCTCTTCCCGGCCGGGCCGGCGCTCACGTGCTCAACGCGTGGCTGCGTACGATCGTGCCCCGGCGGTACGAGCGCGACCCAGAGCTGCGTGCCCTTCTCCTGCGGTGCAGCGATGAACTGACGGGCACTCCGCTGAGCTGGGAGAGCGTACCGAGGGTGGACCTTCTCGGCACACCGCACACCGACGGCGGGACGGCCGCGCCGGAGCCCCGGCAGTTCCAGCTTGCCACCGACGCGCTCGCCCGCCGCATCCGCGACCTCGAACCCTATCCCTTCGAGGGGGGCGAACTACGCTTCCGGGCACTGCCCCGAGGCCCCCGCGACCAGGGCGCGGAGCTCATGTCCCAACCCTTGTGCCGCACCATCAAGCGCAAGGAGTGGTGGTTCTCCATCACTCTCAACATCTCGCTGCACACCGCCCCCTTCGCCTCCCGTCCACGGCTGCATTTGCACTGGGGTGTTCGCCGCTGGGCCACCCACACGCGGTCCGACACCGGACGGCTGCCACTGCCGTACGGCCAGTCCACCACGGTCCATCTGCGGCCCAAGATCCCCTGGCTGCCCGGAGTGCCCGCGACCGAACGCGGCGCCCTGGCCAGGCTGCGGCGCGACCGTGCCTCCGAGGGCTTCACTTGGGCGGAGAACGATCCGGCCGGCATCCTGCACCAGCTCAGCGTCGTCGGACGGTTCCCCGTCCCCGACCGCCTGCTCGCCGACCCGACCGACTGGATCGGCGACGGCCCCGGCGTTCGGGCTGCCGTCGTCCACAGCAACCACATGGGTGTGCACGAGGTCGGCCCGGGGCTCATGCCCCATCAGAGGTCCCAGCTCACGGCCTGGGCGGAGGCGGCGCTGCCCGCGGGCGTGGTTCGCTTGCCAGACCTGGTGCGCGGCCGGGGCAAGGGCGTCGGCGCACCTGCCAATCGGCGCCCGAAGCCGGTGGGTGAACAGGCTAAGAAGGCCGAGGAAGTGCGCGCAGCGCTGGCCCGACGCCGAGCTCTCGCAGTCCTGGCCGACCGTACAGGGCTCATGTCCGAGCCGGCCGCCGAGCAGCCGCACGTGACGGTGCGCCTGCTCTGGCAGACCGCGGAACTGCGCCGTCACGCGGTACGGGAGTTCGCCAGGACACTGGGCCTCGACGGCGACGGCGGGGCAAATGATCTGCCGGACCAGGTTTTCGACGACGCCCGTCCTGGCCAGCCCGCAGTGCTCGTATGGCGGACCCCGGAGCTTGTGGTGCAGTTGCGCTGTCTGCCGCTCACCGACGGGCTCGGGGACCGGCTCGTCCTCGATCCCGCCGTCCGGCGCAAGGGAGAACGGGTGGCCCGTGCTCTGGCTGCTCGCCGCCGGGAACTGAGCGGCTGGCTTCGTGCGGACGGCGCCGACCCGAGCCGTCCTGGCCTCGCCCTGGTGGAGATCGCCCATCGCAGCACCTTCCGCGAGGCCGGCAGCGATCCCAAGTTCGCCAATCGTCTGGGGTGTGCCGACGCGGGAGTCCTGACCCAATTCGTCGTCACGCCGTCCGGGGAAAGGGGGATCGCGAATGCCGACACCGTCGAGCACCGTGCTCATCATGCCTGGCTGGACGGCTTCCGCCAGCTCGGCGTTCGCGTCCTGCCCGAACACACCCTGGGCGGTGACCTGCCGGACGGACTTCAGTACGCCGCTCTCTGGATGGTCAAGCGGCGCAAGGACGGTCCCACCCGGCTCCCGAGACATCTGCCGGTCGCCGTGCTCGTCACCCCGCTCCCCGAAGGCGGTGGGCTCTGCGTCGTGCGCGGATGGGACGACGACACCCGCACCTGGATCCCCTATCCGCACTTTCTGCTCGGCCTGGTGAAGAAGGCCGAGATCAACCAGTCCGCCCCGGACGAGCCCGGCTCCGCCGGTACAGCGGACGACATGCCGCGTATCACCGCGAAGGCGCGGCGGACCAACCTGTCCGAGCAGCGAAAGGAGACCGCGCGCTTCCTCCAGCGCATGCTGCACTCGCTCCGCAATCACCCGACAGCGCTCATCACCCATGCACAGAACAGCAGGTCGCACTGGCCCTGGCTGCAGGACGGGCAGATTGAACCGGACATGATCAGGATCGGTCACGCTCCACCAGGAGGTATCGACGACGAGCTTCGTCTCGTCCGGGTGCGCGGACGGGCCGGCCGCGAGACGGCTCAGTGGTGGGGCTTGGCCGAGCCGGGCAAGGCCCACGGCCAGCCGGCGGGGTTCTGGGCGGTTCGACCGAGTGATGGAGCGCACGGCGATCCAGGCGAGCGGGTGTTCCACAGCAGTACGGAGCGCCCCGGAACCTTCGCGATTTCACCGGCACTCGACAGGCTCGCCGCCCGGGTCAATGCCGCGGGAAATCTCACCTCTCAGGCAGGCACCGGAGCCTGGAACCCGACCCTGGTCGAGATCGCCGTACTTGGCTGTCACAGGGAGTGCGACGTCGAGCTGCCGGCGCCTACCGTGCCCGACGAACCCGAGGCCATCGCCCTTGCCACGCACCAACTGCGTATGGCCCCCGACTATCCTGTCGCGCTCTCCCTTCCGCTTCCCCTGCACCTCGCCGGACTTGCTCAGGCCTACGTCCTTCCCACCGTTGCTGCAGACGAGCCGGGAGCGGAGGCGGCAGACGGGGATGTCGAGCCTGAGCCTCCGTACGAGAGGGCCGAAAGCTCTCAGGGGGGGCCGGACGTCGGCGATCCCCCCGGTCCGGTCGCGGAGCCCGAGGCGCCCGTCGAGCTCTCTCTCCGCTGA
- a CDS encoding serine/threonine-protein kinase, whose product MEAGWEDVQAGELIDSRYELADPAGKGGMAQIWRAHDRKTGRQVAVKFLRLDTEDLRQLDTQEQERELEHLRLRFIREAGLLAYLRHRNIPEHYAFGTHGGVPYLVMSHVVGINLRKFLQRYRPLTPVVAVSAAAQIAAAFAHAHSRGVVHRDLKPDNAMISEQGVGFLIDFGIGKRLGIESTLTQPGSTLGTPGYQAPEQIQGEEATAATDVYSFCCVLYELLTGRPPFVANERDGSVERQHLRTVPLRPSDLAAGIDDALDEIVLRGLAKEPQKRPPMQEILNGLLAFTPRPGDPEPRPWIPHDPTRPFRFPDENAAADDSPEQDPAVGEPGDDEDGGWLDPDAIELLCSAAERELEEGEPGDAVSELAGLAPRVREEWGRRPLVRQVWELTAGGLWLLGDFVAAARLYENIANDLVRGNNPRERADRAVFGLRAARCRLESDGDTEAAIDVVTEAGYTAAALPEPYAVQVETERREAADRVSELLAARDGGLDSGVTPGRE is encoded by the coding sequence GTGGAAGCAGGCTGGGAGGACGTACAAGCAGGGGAGTTGATCGACAGCCGCTACGAACTGGCCGATCCGGCCGGCAAGGGAGGGATGGCGCAGATCTGGCGGGCCCACGACCGGAAGACCGGCCGACAGGTCGCCGTGAAGTTCCTGCGACTGGACACCGAGGATCTCCGTCAGCTCGACACCCAGGAGCAGGAGAGAGAACTCGAACATCTGCGCCTCAGGTTCATTCGTGAGGCGGGCCTCCTCGCTTACCTGCGGCACCGCAACATTCCCGAGCATTACGCCTTCGGAACGCACGGCGGGGTCCCCTACCTGGTCATGTCTCACGTGGTGGGAATCAATCTGCGCAAGTTCCTGCAGCGGTACAGACCGTTGACGCCCGTCGTCGCCGTATCCGCCGCGGCCCAGATCGCCGCCGCCTTCGCCCACGCCCATAGCCGCGGTGTGGTGCACCGGGACCTGAAGCCCGACAACGCGATGATCTCCGAGCAGGGCGTGGGGTTCCTCATCGATTTCGGCATCGGCAAGCGCCTCGGAATCGAGTCCACCCTTACCCAGCCGGGTTCCACCCTCGGCACACCGGGCTACCAGGCACCGGAACAGATCCAGGGAGAGGAGGCCACCGCCGCCACGGATGTGTACTCGTTCTGCTGCGTACTCTACGAACTTCTCACCGGTAGGCCCCCGTTCGTCGCCAATGAACGCGACGGATCGGTCGAACGCCAGCATCTGCGCACGGTGCCGCTGCGACCGAGCGACCTCGCGGCCGGGATCGACGACGCCTTGGACGAGATCGTGCTGCGAGGGCTCGCCAAAGAACCGCAGAAGCGCCCGCCCATGCAGGAGATCCTCAACGGTCTACTCGCGTTCACCCCCCGGCCCGGCGACCCCGAGCCCCGGCCGTGGATTCCCCACGACCCCACGCGCCCTTTCCGGTTTCCCGACGAGAACGCTGCTGCGGACGACTCACCCGAGCAGGATCCGGCGGTCGGGGAACCCGGTGATGACGAGGACGGGGGGTGGCTGGACCCGGATGCGATCGAACTCCTCTGCTCGGCGGCCGAACGGGAGTTGGAGGAGGGTGAGCCCGGGGACGCGGTGAGTGAACTCGCCGGGCTCGCGCCTCGCGTTCGCGAGGAGTGGGGACGCCGGCCCCTGGTCCGGCAGGTATGGGAACTGACCGCCGGAGGGCTCTGGCTCCTGGGGGACTTCGTCGCCGCCGCCCGGCTCTACGAGAACATCGCGAACGACCTGGTGCGCGGGAACAACCCCCGGGAGCGAGCCGACCGCGCGGTGTTCGGGCTGCGTGCCGCTCGGTGTCGCCTGGAGTCCGACGGCGACACCGAGGCGGCGATCGACGTGGTCACCGAGGCCGGTTACACGGCGGCGGCGCTGCCCGAACCGTACGCCGTGCAGGTGGAGACGGAGCGCCGCGAGGCGGCCGACCGTGTCTCCGAACTGCTCGCCGCACGGGACGGTGGACTGGATTCCGGGGTGACGCCCGGACGGGAGTGA
- a CDS encoding class I SAM-dependent RNA methyltransferase, translating into MPNESTLSLVGEEYEVEVGPVAHGGHCIARTDGGRVLFVRHTLPGEKIIARVTDGDTDSRFLRADAVTVIEPSKDRVPAPCPYAGPGMCGGCDWQHAKPGAQRRLKGEVIAEQLQRLAGLTPEEAGWDGTVMPAEGDKLPAGEVPAWRTRVQYAIDDEGRAGLRKHRSHDVQPIDHCMIAAPGVTELGVEKRSWPTLAGVEAISATGSHDRQVVLTPKPGGRLPLVELDKPVSVLRVEEHDGGVHRVHGRAFVREVADDRTYRVGSGGFWQVHPQAANTLVRAVMQGLLPRKNDTALDLYCGVGLFAGAIGQRIGEKGAVLGIESGKRAVEDARHNLKDLDRVRIEHGKVDQILPRTGITECDLIVLDPPRAGAGKQVVKHLSGLGARKIAYVACDPAALARDIAYFRDGGYKVRTLRAFDLFPMTHHVECVAILEPVKKGD; encoded by the coding sequence ATGCCGAACGAATCCACGTTGTCGCTGGTCGGGGAGGAGTACGAGGTCGAGGTCGGCCCCGTCGCGCACGGAGGCCACTGCATCGCCCGGACCGACGGGGGCCGGGTGCTCTTCGTACGCCACACGCTCCCCGGCGAGAAGATCATCGCCCGTGTCACGGACGGCGACACCGACTCCCGCTTCCTGCGCGCCGACGCCGTCACCGTCATCGAGCCCTCGAAGGACCGCGTCCCGGCCCCGTGCCCCTACGCCGGCCCCGGCATGTGCGGCGGCTGCGACTGGCAGCACGCCAAGCCGGGCGCCCAGCGCCGGCTCAAGGGCGAGGTCATCGCCGAGCAGCTCCAGCGCCTCGCCGGCCTCACCCCGGAAGAGGCCGGCTGGGACGGCACCGTCATGCCCGCCGAGGGCGACAAGCTCCCCGCCGGTGAGGTGCCCGCCTGGCGCACCCGCGTCCAGTACGCCATCGACGACGAGGGCCGTGCGGGACTGCGCAAGCACCGCTCCCACGACGTCCAGCCGATCGACCACTGCATGATCGCCGCCCCCGGCGTCACCGAGCTGGGCGTCGAGAAGCGCTCCTGGCCCACGCTGGCCGGCGTCGAGGCGATCTCCGCCACCGGCTCCCACGACCGCCAGGTCGTCCTCACCCCGAAGCCCGGCGGCCGGCTGCCCCTGGTCGAGCTCGACAAGCCCGTCTCCGTCCTGCGCGTCGAGGAGCACGACGGCGGTGTGCACCGCGTCCACGGCCGCGCCTTCGTCCGCGAGGTCGCCGACGACCGCACCTACCGCGTCGGCTCCGGCGGCTTCTGGCAGGTCCACCCGCAGGCCGCCAACACCCTGGTCCGCGCCGTCATGCAGGGCCTGCTGCCCCGCAAGAACGACACGGCCCTCGACCTCTACTGCGGCGTCGGCCTCTTCGCCGGCGCCATCGGCCAGCGCATCGGCGAGAAGGGCGCGGTCCTCGGCATCGAGTCCGGCAAGCGCGCCGTCGAGGACGCCCGCCACAACCTGAAGGACCTCGACCGGGTCCGCATCGAGCACGGCAAGGTCGACCAGATCCTGCCCCGCACCGGCATCACCGAGTGCGACCTCATCGTCCTCGACCCGCCCCGCGCCGGCGCCGGCAAGCAGGTCGTCAAGCACCTCTCGGGGCTGGGCGCCCGCAAGATCGCCTACGTCGCGTGCGACCCGGCGGCGCTGGCGCGGGACATCGCGTACTTCCGGGACGGCGGCTACAAGGTGCGGACGCTGCGGGCGTTCGACCTCTTTCCGATGACGCACCACGTGGAGTGCGTGGCGATCCTGGAGCCGGTGAAGAAGGGCGACTGA
- a CDS encoding PD-(D/E)XK nuclease family protein → MAWTIQAFERYVAARTREQDAALAAGLPPTVPVPLDWTLRTALREHPDDRGARQYEHKTWGRQYASADGTVRDLWIPSFGRAKTDRPAAEKAAIAHVVALGQPARRRARLAHPPETSLVNPTPPERVRVFDFGCADGSVTPLLDWGPDTVRDLFRRDAAPAFIAAATGTGVRPGAGCVGCKVIGHCAHLPRTPELWGPPRAPVPPRAARRSISAWDLRLHGECPAQYHLARQLRLNDLTPENSGARRGRAVDAVLNARHAQSPPRSCRVLPPACESTLSPAHPLEEPLARSALRMLDEHRALCPLDGLAPGEKVLTQHRVTAYIPELDVVVLAVPDLLHTRRGRWIWRETKTSASPLWEGRPLLRSFPQLALAVLLFDKGALGDGARRGRVELEHLREGAGESGLEAIDPGHRATVAEAREVIADLAEPLLRDTSYEARPGRHCLGCQVRTWCEPGIAYTAEPRPGAAVCDVVPRPEEAT, encoded by the coding sequence GTGGCGTGGACCATTCAGGCGTTCGAGCGGTATGTCGCCGCCCGCACCCGGGAACAGGATGCGGCGCTGGCCGCCGGACTGCCCCCCACGGTCCCCGTGCCACTGGACTGGACCCTGCGCACGGCGCTGCGGGAACACCCCGACGACCGGGGTGCGCGGCAGTACGAGCACAAGACCTGGGGCCGTCAATACGCCTCGGCCGACGGCACGGTGCGAGATCTGTGGATTCCGTCCTTCGGCCGCGCGAAGACCGACCGCCCGGCGGCGGAGAAGGCCGCGATCGCCCATGTCGTCGCGCTGGGGCAGCCCGCCCGGCGGCGTGCCCGCCTCGCCCACCCGCCCGAGACCTCCCTGGTGAACCCCACTCCGCCGGAGCGGGTGCGGGTCTTCGACTTCGGTTGCGCGGACGGCAGCGTCACCCCGCTGCTCGACTGGGGACCGGACACAGTGCGCGATCTGTTCAGGCGCGACGCCGCGCCCGCCTTCATCGCCGCTGCCACCGGCACCGGGGTACGCCCAGGGGCAGGCTGCGTCGGCTGCAAGGTCATAGGCCACTGCGCCCACCTGCCGCGCACTCCGGAGCTGTGGGGGCCGCCACGAGCCCCCGTACCGCCCCGTGCCGCTCGCCGCTCCATCTCGGCCTGGGACCTGCGGCTCCACGGCGAATGCCCCGCCCAGTACCACCTCGCGCGCCAGTTGCGCCTCAACGACCTCACCCCCGAAAACTCCGGAGCACGCCGTGGGCGCGCGGTGGACGCCGTGCTGAACGCTCGGCACGCACAGAGTCCTCCGCGCAGCTGCCGCGTACTTCCCCCGGCGTGCGAGAGCACGCTCTCTCCCGCGCATCCGCTGGAGGAACCGCTGGCCCGAAGCGCCCTGCGCATGCTCGACGAACACCGCGCGCTCTGTCCGCTGGACGGACTGGCCCCGGGGGAGAAGGTGCTGACGCAGCACCGGGTAACCGCCTACATCCCCGAGCTCGACGTCGTCGTCCTCGCCGTGCCCGACCTGCTCCACACCCGTAGGGGGCGATGGATCTGGCGGGAGACCAAGACCTCCGCCTCACCCTTGTGGGAAGGTCGCCCGCTGCTGCGCTCCTTTCCGCAACTGGCTTTGGCGGTCCTGCTGTTCGACAAGGGAGCCCTGGGCGACGGGGCGCGCCGCGGCCGTGTCGAGCTGGAGCACCTGCGGGAGGGTGCGGGGGAGAGCGGCCTCGAAGCCATCGACCCCGGCCACCGCGCCACGGTGGCCGAGGCACGTGAGGTGATCGCAGACCTTGCCGAGCCCCTTCTGCGTGACACCTCCTACGAAGCCCGCCCCGGCCGTCACTGCCTCGGCTGCCAGGTGCGCACCTGGTGCGAGCCCGGCATCGCGTACACCGCGGAACCTCGGCCCGGCGCTGCTGTCTGCGATGTCGTGCCGCGACCGGAGGAGGCGACATGA
- a CDS encoding N-6 DNA methylase produces MTSPPAVPVTLAEIARLAGVGRAAVSNWRRRYDTFPPRIGGTDVSPHFSLTDIEKWLRENKKLGKASSREWLWPRFEALGDRDETGLAIAVAGRLLAGEKSDGGWADDARSGPVRAAVELGRREGSSDVLTFLLRRWLDTHVRQITVTPEPLADLMADIALRERESAADEYGQAPVTVLDPACGVGHLLAAAATAVPAALNRPAALLGCDRDPVLTALTDVRLALLPRPGAPAPDAVVAPGDSLRADPLIGTRADMVLCNPPSNERDWGYEDLATDARWAHGMPPRTEPELAWVQHCLARLRPGGSAVLLLPPTVAARKAGRRIRGSLLRTGALRAVVALPPGSAAPHSLSLHLWVLRRPAAGENPPGPGELLLVDAAARFPRSMARENGPEWGELGAFIRSVVFGATGEAKGGTAGGGSDVTEWAAVVPVIDLLDDEVDLTPGRHITTASGTAGPRLADSWTEVGELLDALRTESAHLAAIDLSSGAADQPYATVGELARAGALTLRSGRHPDEAATLEPRHGRIPLLTLSDLLLDGSPGGWAHPDDAVVVEPGDVVVVGVSREFSAWVHEGPPMAVGPQIHALRVDPEVLDRWFLAGSLKASANARHAGTHTSSSSRIDMRRLQVRRLALPEQRRYSEAFRRLAAFERLAERLGFVAKELGRDLGDELAAGRLVYGK; encoded by the coding sequence ATGACCTCGCCCCCCGCCGTACCGGTGACCCTGGCCGAGATCGCCCGGCTCGCGGGAGTGGGGCGGGCCGCCGTCAGCAACTGGCGCCGCCGCTACGACACTTTTCCGCCACGGATCGGCGGCACCGATGTGAGCCCCCACTTTTCTCTGACGGACATCGAGAAATGGCTCAGGGAGAACAAGAAACTGGGGAAGGCCTCTAGCCGCGAATGGCTCTGGCCCCGATTCGAGGCCCTGGGTGACCGTGACGAGACCGGGCTCGCCATCGCCGTCGCAGGGCGGTTGCTGGCCGGAGAGAAGAGCGACGGCGGCTGGGCGGACGACGCCCGCTCTGGCCCCGTAAGGGCCGCTGTGGAGCTGGGGCGGCGCGAGGGCTCGTCCGACGTCCTCACGTTTCTGCTGCGCCGCTGGCTGGATACGCACGTACGCCAGATCACCGTCACCCCCGAGCCGCTGGCTGACCTCATGGCCGATATCGCCTTGCGGGAACGCGAGTCTGCCGCCGACGAGTACGGGCAGGCCCCTGTCACGGTGCTCGACCCCGCGTGCGGGGTGGGTCATCTGCTGGCCGCCGCCGCGACGGCCGTCCCCGCCGCCCTGAACCGGCCGGCCGCGCTTCTCGGATGCGATCGCGATCCAGTGCTCACCGCTCTTACCGATGTGCGGCTCGCACTGTTGCCTCGCCCCGGGGCACCGGCGCCCGATGCCGTGGTCGCGCCGGGGGATTCCCTCCGCGCTGATCCGCTCATCGGCACACGGGCGGACATGGTGCTGTGCAACCCGCCCTCCAACGAACGAGACTGGGGGTACGAAGACCTCGCCACGGACGCCCGGTGGGCACACGGAATGCCGCCCCGCACCGAACCCGAGCTCGCCTGGGTTCAGCACTGTCTCGCCCGGCTCCGCCCCGGCGGCAGCGCGGTCCTCCTGCTGCCGCCGACCGTCGCCGCGCGCAAGGCCGGCCGGAGAATCCGCGGATCGCTGCTGCGCACGGGTGCTCTGCGGGCCGTGGTGGCGCTCCCGCCCGGATCCGCGGCACCGCACAGTCTCTCGCTGCACTTGTGGGTACTGCGTAGGCCTGCTGCGGGGGAAAACCCGCCAGGTCCGGGGGAGCTCCTGCTCGTCGACGCGGCCGCGCGGTTTCCCCGGTCCATGGCCCGGGAGAACGGTCCCGAATGGGGTGAACTCGGCGCTTTCATCAGGTCCGTCGTCTTTGGCGCGACCGGCGAGGCGAAGGGCGGAACCGCGGGTGGGGGCTCCGACGTGACCGAGTGGGCCGCGGTTGTCCCCGTCATCGACCTACTCGATGACGAGGTGGACCTCACTCCCGGCCGCCACATCACGACGGCCTCGGGAACTGCCGGGCCCCGGCTCGCGGACTCGTGGACCGAGGTCGGCGAACTACTCGACGCTCTCCGGACCGAAAGCGCCCACCTGGCCGCCATCGATCTCAGCAGCGGCGCGGCGGATCAGCCGTACGCAACCGTCGGTGAACTCGCCCGGGCCGGGGCGCTCACCCTCCGATCGGGCCGCCATCCGGACGAAGCGGCCACGCTGGAGCCCCGGCACGGGAGGATCCCGCTGCTGACCCTCTCCGATCTGCTGCTGGACGGATCGCCCGGCGGATGGGCACACCCCGACGACGCCGTCGTCGTGGAGCCCGGGGACGTGGTGGTCGTCGGTGTCTCCAGGGAGTTCTCGGCCTGGGTCCACGAAGGCCCGCCCATGGCGGTGGGCCCGCAGATCCACGCACTCCGAGTCGACCCGGAGGTACTCGACCGCTGGTTCCTTGCGGGTTCGCTCAAGGCGTCGGCCAACGCCCGTCACGCCGGTACCCATACGTCGAGCTCCTCCCGGATCGATATGCGCCGACTCCAGGTGCGCAGACTCGCCCTGCCGGAGCAGCGGCGGTACAGCGAAGCGTTTCGGCGGCTGGCCGCCTTCGAGCGGCTGGCCGAACGGTTGGGGTTCGTCGCCAAGGAGCTGGGGCGGGACCTCGGCGACGAACTCGCCGCGGGACGCCTGGTGTACGGGAAATAG
- a CDS encoding restriction endonuclease-related protein, which translates to MSSYAGTIPDWLENPDVVLLRDVATAVMRLDEVEQLDSFALPYPDDAQRALDGLVLACLRGGARPPAGVPEMVHWCRTRPLRGWPLDGLPLGLFNKDNRLIDPDSGTPTQLCGELEVKGAGNSTGRQYVDLVIREAMSACRAVNSPQSYTAFRRLLVARPVLTEQEWPDISADLYLDPVQFLIEEIYAPVPASHGRDGAAVTCARCHTLLTPLVGNGWWCENDRCRHLGLPPLGRRLAADEVGELRQLRRPLRQFVTSPGHAEVELEGKLRALGLTVEMWPGFDAYDLRVAFPDGHVWAIDVKDWTHPGFLGRAAAVVRHEPPYDEACWAVPHFRVRERGDYLETFARERPVHAAGLRLLSDRQVVEAARKRLRGERGPGARIAPETPVGGADRA; encoded by the coding sequence ATGAGCAGCTATGCCGGGACGATTCCGGACTGGCTGGAGAACCCCGACGTGGTTCTCCTCCGTGACGTCGCCACGGCCGTTATGCGGTTGGACGAGGTAGAGCAACTGGACTCCTTCGCGCTCCCCTATCCCGACGACGCGCAGCGCGCCCTGGACGGGCTGGTCCTCGCTTGTTTGCGCGGCGGGGCGCGGCCGCCCGCCGGGGTACCGGAGATGGTCCACTGGTGCCGAACCCGACCGTTGAGAGGCTGGCCTCTCGACGGCCTGCCTCTGGGGCTCTTCAACAAGGACAACCGGCTCATCGACCCGGACTCCGGGACCCCGACGCAACTCTGCGGCGAGCTGGAGGTCAAAGGAGCCGGGAACAGTACCGGACGCCAGTACGTCGACCTGGTGATCCGTGAAGCCATGAGCGCCTGCCGTGCGGTGAACTCGCCCCAGTCGTACACGGCCTTCCGCCGGCTCCTGGTCGCCCGGCCCGTCCTGACTGAGCAGGAATGGCCGGACATCAGCGCGGACCTCTACCTCGACCCCGTCCAGTTCCTCATCGAGGAGATCTACGCACCCGTCCCGGCGAGCCACGGCAGGGACGGCGCAGCCGTCACCTGCGCACGCTGTCACACCCTGCTCACCCCCCTGGTCGGGAACGGGTGGTGGTGTGAGAACGACCGCTGCCGGCACCTGGGGCTTCCGCCTCTCGGCCGGCGGCTGGCCGCCGACGAGGTGGGGGAACTACGTCAACTCCGTCGCCCACTGCGGCAGTTCGTCACCAGTCCCGGACACGCCGAGGTGGAACTGGAAGGGAAGCTGCGTGCCCTCGGTCTCACCGTCGAGATGTGGCCCGGCTTCGACGCCTACGACCTGAGGGTCGCCTTTCCCGACGGCCATGTCTGGGCGATCGACGTGAAGGACTGGACCCACCCAGGTTTTCTGGGCAGAGCCGCCGCCGTCGTACGGCATGAGCCGCCGTACGACGAGGCTTGTTGGGCAGTGCCGCATTTCCGGGTACGCGAGCGTGGCGACTACCTGGAGACCTTCGCCCGGGAACGCCCCGTCCACGCCGCCGGGCTCCGCCTGCTCAGCGACAGACAGGTGGTCGAGGCCGCCCGGAAGCGCCTGCGGGGCGAGCGCGGTCCGGGTGCGCGCATCGCACCGGAGACCCCTGTAGGGGGAGCCGACCGTGCGTGA